The region TGCAATGAATGACTCACATTCCAAACGACATAGTAACCAACAATACACGCCAAAATAAATACGGTAAAGTGAGCTAAAAATGCAGCGGGAGCAACAGAAGCCACCCAACCAAATGCAGCAATACCAGCCCCGATCATCCCGAATTTCTTAACCGGAGACATTGGCTCTTCCACTTTAGGCTCAAGCTTGGCTTTTGGCGCTGTTTTTGCTTGAGGTTGAGCTGAGACTTGAATTGGTGGCGCAGGCCATGTTACTTCACCGTCTTTAACAACGGTAACACCACGAAGAACTACGTCTTCAAAATCAATGTTAATGTGACCGTCTTTTTCTTTAGATAGAAGTTTAAGAAGGTTAACTAGGTTAGTGCCATATAGTTGAGATGATTGCGTTGGTAAACGACCAACCATATCTGTATAACCAATAACTTTAACACCATTTTCTGTTGTGATAACTTGATCTTTTACTGTGTATTCACAGTTACCGCCATTAGCCGCTGCCAAGTCAACAATCACACTGCCCGCTTGCATGCTATCAACCATCGCTTTAGTAATTAGCTTTGGTGCGGGACGACCAGGAATAAGAGCGGTTGTAATGATGATATCAACATCTTTAGCTTGAGCGGCATATAGCTCTTCTGCTTTTTTGTTGAACTCATCAGACATTTCTTTTGCGTAGCCATCACCAGAACCAGAGTTTTCTTTGAAATCAACTTCAAGAAACTCTGCTCCCATTGATTGCACTTGTTCTTTTACTTCAGGACGAACATCAAATGAGCGAACGATTGCGCCAAGACTACCCGCGGCACCAATAGCAGCAAGACCTGCAACCCCTGCACCAGCAACAAGTACTTTTGCTGGTGGAACTTTACCTGCTGCTGTAATTTGACCTGTAAAGAAACGACCAAATTCATGTGCAGCTTCGACTACTGCACGGTAACCCGCAATGTTAGCCATTGAACTTAATGCATCCAATGCTTGTGCACGAGAAATACGAGGAACCGAATCCATCGCCATTACATTAATTTTTTTTGTCGCTAATTTAGCAAGTAGTTCTTCATTTTGAGCAGGCCAAATAAAGCTAACGAGGCTAGTTCCATCTTGAAGAAGCTCAAACTCATCAACACCGGTTTCAGCATTAAGCTGAGGTGCATTTACTTTGAGGATAAGTTCTGATTTCCAAACATCATCAGCAGAAACAATGGTAGCGCCTGCTTTTTCAAATGCGGAATCATCAAAACTGGCTAAGATACCGGCGTTAGTTTCTATCACGACGGTAAAGCCAAGCTTTAATAGCTGTTCAACAGTTTTAGGGGTCGCTGCGACGCGAGTCTCCCCTGTGAGTACTTCTCTAGGTACACCAATTTGCATAGTTATTCCTTTACTATTGGCATGAATTAATACTTTAGTTGTATCGAACATACGATATTAATTCAAGTATTTTGTAATAAAATGACATAATTCTATTGCATTAAATAAATATCTCGTTACTCTCGCTTCAATCAAGTAAAAAAACAACATTCCATGACAAAGCAGAGATCAAACCACTTTATCTTACTGGTTGATTTGAACAACAAGTATAGAGTGAAAAATAAACACAATTCTAATCTATATCAATTTCGTTACGTTTATTTAAAAATTGACTCACCCATTTGATCAATTAACATCTTCGCCTTGCGAAGCATTAGTTCATCAGCATCATTTTTCGAAGAGATAACATCGGAACGTATAAAACGGTGAGATTTTAGCTCTCCATTTATTTCTTTTGTTATTTTTCCAGCAATGCGAAATTGAGCGCCATCTGCCTCTGAGTTTGGATAGATAAAAAAAGTATTATATTCAATTGCTTCAATGATAGGTTCTTGCTTAGGAGAAGAACCAAATAGACGTGAAAAAAGCCCCATTTCATTTTCCTTTTTGAAATAAGGCTGTATTATACCCCAACGATAACAGGTTTGAGTAATAACTATTTAGTTATAAGTTAGGTAATTATAAATCATGAGTTATTGTTGAATAACTCAGTAATTGGCGTTATACGTATTTCAATGCGACGATTTCTCTTACGACCATCTTGATTTTTATTTGAAGCGATAGGCTCTTCTTCACCAAAACCATAGGTATTCATTCGATTTAAACTCACGCCTTGCTCTTCCAACAGCGCTTGAACTGAGTCGGCTCGTTTGTTTGATAACGCCATATTAAATTGTTTACTTCCACGGCTATCAGTATGTCCAGCAATAAATATTTCTGATTCTGGTTTATCTTTTAATAATTGAGCAAGTTTTGATAATACCTCTTTACTTTCTATTTTTATTTCCGTACTACCTGAATCAAAACTTTTATCACCATTTAGCAAAAGAATAACTTCACCTTTGGATGTAGCAATACTGCCAACATCACTGGTGATAAATTGTTGTAGTTCACGATCATGATAGTTAATAAAGGTTTCTATCGTTGTTGTATCCTCAATAACTAAAGTCTTATTATTTGGCGCACTTTGACAGCCAACTAAAAAGCTTGTTGCTATGATTAATCCAAGTATCTGTTTTTTCATTAGTAAATATCCCTAGTCCAACGTAGAGTTAATTTAACAAACTTCTCTTACAGTTACCTGCTAAGTAAAAATCAAATCGAGACACTTCAAGATCATATGAAACTATGCTGTTACTCAGTATCAAATTTAAGATTGCCTTTTCTTATATACTAATAGTATACAGAATGAATAAATCACACATAGTCCATAAAGCCCACTTATATTTGATTGTATACTTTGTAGCTCTGCACCCTGTTGGTTTAGTGTTAGAAACCCATTAATGGCAAACCCACTTGGTAATAGATGCATCACATCTGTTAGTAGGGATGGAATTAATTCTGTTGGCCAAATAAACCCAGCACTAAAAATAATAGGCATTGAACTAAATAAGACGACTAATAGAATACTTTCAGGTGTGGGTAACAACCAAGCAAGCAGCATTCCAAATAAAATAACTGAAGAGATAAATGGTATCAGTAAGATTAAAAGATCTAAGGGTGAAGAAAATCTACCTATATTATAAAAATCAAAAATATAACCAAAATAGAAACAGGCTAAGACTAATTCACTGCATAAGAAGATTGTGAATCTTGCGCTTAAATGAGCGATCGTATTTTCATTTACGCTCGTTGCTTTTTGTCTAACACCTACAGCCATTAATAGTGTTTGTTGTAAAATGAGAACAAATACAGCAGGCACTACATATTGTACATATCCCATATTATGATTAAATACAGGAACATAGTTAGATTTAAAAGGTTGAAATGTATTAATTGCACTATTGATTGGAGTTCCATCAATAGTCATATGAGCAACTTTATACTCAGCAGCTACTGCCCCCCCAGCCTTCATTAACCCCTCAATAATAGTTCCATAAATTAAAAAATAAGAAGCATCGCCAGCATAGGCTACAGTGGGTGCATGACCTAATTGCAGTTTTTTAGTAAAATTATCAGGGATCACCAAAAAGCCACTTACTGTGTTATTTAGAAACAGTTGTTTAGCCTCTTTAACACTCTCAGCTTGTGCAACAACATTAACTTGTTGCGAGACATTTACCATTTGAATGAATTTTCGACTAAGCGCAGACTTATCCATATCCACCACGGTAATTTTTTGCTCTTCAGGACTCTGTTGCTGATAAGGCAATGGATATAAAAAAGCATAAAACAATACACCGCCGATCATTGCCATCACAATAGTAGGATTAGTAAAAATAGCTTTTGCTTCATCTTTTATTAACTTAAGAAATGACATACATTACTTCCTTAATCGAGCAATAAGCAATAGTAAAGGTAAGGTGAATAGCATTAGAGCTGCCAGATTGGGTGCTGTTTGTCCAAGGCTATAACCATAATTAGTTTGTTCAATTTGAGAACGTACAAAATGGCTTGCTGGTAAAACAGAATGCCAAAACGTTGCTAGGCTATTCATGTCAGAAACAGGAAAAGTAACACCTAAAAAAGCAAAGCTTGGTGCAGTATATGCACCAGAGATACTCATCGCTTTTACTATGTCATTAGTGGCATAACTGATAACTATACCTAAACTAATACATGCAGCTGTCATTGCGCTCATACTGAGTAAAAATGTAGAGAGCTGAGAATCAAAAGGGAAATTCAAAATCCCGTATAAAAAATAAAATAGAGCCCCACCGAGTCCCATCCCAACCCAAAAATAAACACTCATAAATTGAATTATTTTCGTGGTTGTTTGTGAAGTAAACCATGCTTGTATATCATGACTCCCACTTCTGACCATCTCATTTTTCATAGCCCAAATCATGCCAACAATAATCGCCATTTGCCAAATAGCAGGTAAAATAGCAGAAACCAAAAATTGATTGTAATTACTGCCAAGGTTAAATAAAGGCGTTACTTGTACTTTTATTGGAACTGCAGAATTAATTGCCTGCGTCCAAGTTGTGTCTTTCGTTGTTAAGGTTTTTACCGTGGTTAATTTAGCTTGAATTGTCATATCAGTTTGCATTAATGCTGAATTGATCTGTTTCGCAATCAAAATAAATTGTGCGTTATAAAAACCTGAAACTTGAGGACTTCTCCCTAGTAATACATCTCTTTCAAAGTGTGGTGGAATAATAACATAGCCATAATTATCACCTTTTTTAAGCGCTTGATTAGCCATTTGGTTATTAGGCTGAACAGAACGAATTTTCAGTGTTGGAGTAGCATCATAGTCACGAATGATCATCCTAGATAAGCTAGATTGATCAAGATCCACCACATCGATCGGCAACTCTCGAACAACCGAAGCTGAAAATACCCACCAAATTAGTAAAGATAATATCAAAGGTAAACCGAAAGTAATGGAGATTAACCATGGATTTGAGTAATAAGAGCGCCAAAATTCTTTCATAAAATCAACTATAACCGATTGATGTAATACTAATTATCAAGTTTAACTATTGCACTCATTCCTACACGTAAATTAGGAATAGTATTTATAGGACGAGCTTCGATTTCAAATGTTTTCAAATCAAAACCTTGGCTGTTATCTGTCGCGCGCCACGTTGCGTAATCACCCATAACGGCAATATGAGTGATCTTAAACGGAATGGTTTGATCAAGCGCTGGTAAATACACATCAATTGATTGATCTTTCTTATATTCTTTTAATCTATCTTCTCTAACATGAAACACCGCCCATGCTTGGTTAATATCAATCACACTAACAACAGGGAAACCTTGAGGTGCAATTTCACCAGCATTAAGCATTACTTGAGATACCTCTCCGTTATACCAACTGTCAATTTTAGTATCTGCCACATAAGCTTCTACTTCAGCAACCGATCCCATGGCCATTTTTACTTTTTCATTAGCAGCACGTTTAGTTTCAGAACGGGCTCCTTCTTTTGCCATTTGATACATTTGGAAAGCAGCACTTTCTGTATATTTAGCTGCTTGCCATTGCGTAAAGGTTTCATCCTTTTTTTGCTCAGCCACAACACCATCATGATATAAATTATTTACACGGGCATAGGTCTTTTCAAGTAATTGACTTGCTGCTTTTGCTTTCTTCCACTGATCTTTTGATGCCGCAATTTGTTGAGATCTTGCACCTTGCTCTGCTTCTTCTGCTAATGCGCTTGCTGCTGCTTCACCTGCTTTTGCTTGAGCAAGTTTAGCCTCTATTTCAGGGCTATAGAGAGAGAAAACCGCTTGTCCTTTTTCTATCATTTCCCCCTTCTTAACGAAAATATTTTCAATACGCCCAGGGACCTTAGAAGAGATATTATATTGCTCTGCTTCTATTTGCCCCTGCAATAATTCAGGTCGAGGCTGATATGCAGCCCAAAAGCTATAACCAACCCAACTGACTATCCCAATAACAGCACACGAACCTATAACCTTTTTTGCAGAACTCATTATATTACCCTTGTCTTGCTTGCAGTTGATAGTCAACAAACGTTTCAGTTTGATTACTTAATGCTAATAATTTAACTAATGAAAGTACATAGTTAAAAGAAGCTAATGAACGCTGTGTTTTAATACTAGCAAGATATAACTCAGCATCAACAACATCCAGTGACGTTGATAAACCTTGCTTAAATGCTTTCTCTCGTAAAACTACGTTTTCTTTTGCTAACTCAATACTAGATGCTAAGCCATAATATTCATCTATCGCTTGAAGTGCTTCTCTGTATGTCTTCTCAACTAATAAAGAAAGATCTTGTCTGGCTTGTTTTTTTAAGTATTGAACTTGTTGTATAGCGCTATGTGCCGCTACAACTTTGTCAGACCGACCATGATTATCAAATAAAGGGACATTCACACCCACACCGACCATCCAATCTGGCGCAATTTCTGCGGATAAGCTATCACCTTCATATAAGCTATAATTACCGTATAAGTATACTTCTGGGTAATATCGCCCTTTTTCGGCTTTCACTAAGCTTTTTGCTTGTTCCTCTTTTGCATCTAACAACGCTAAGCCTGGATAGGTATCTAACGTACTATCAACAAACGAGGTAAGTTGAGGAAGTGATTTATTAATAAATAGCCTTGTCTCTGGTATGACAGTATCGTTGGATTGCAACATTCTTAATAAAGCTGCGTTGGCAATATCACGATCTTGCTCTGCTTTATGTAAATCTACTTTTGCTTTGTCATAAGAAGCATCAGCTTGTAAACGCTCAACTTTTGCTATTTGCCCTTGCTCTTGTAACTTTAATGCATTATTTCTATGCTTAGCTAATCCTTGCTCTACTTCTGAATACGTTTGAACAACCTCACTAGCTAATACAACACTAAAGTAATATTTGGCTAAATCTTCATAAGAGCCTTGTTGTTTCATTAACAGCTGATTTCGAGCTTCGTTTGCTTTTCCTTCAGCTGCATTTTCAGCTGCTGAAATTCGACCACCAGTAAAGATTGGCCATATAGCTTTAATTGAACTAGTGAAGATATCACGCTCGGTAAGTGTTGATGTGAGATTTGGCAAAGGAAATGGAAGAGGAGGAAGTGAAACATCTGTACTATTTAACAGTTGCTCACTTGAAACCGTCACGTCATCATCAAGATAAGTATAGTTGGCGCTTAATGAGATCGAAGGAAGGTGTAAATCTGAAGCTCCGGCAGCTAATGCTTCTTGGCGCTGTACATTCATACGTTCCGCAGCAATGCCGTTATGATTTTTAAGTACATTCTGCCATGCGTTATCAAAATCGACTGATTGAGCGCAAACAGAGACAGAAAGTAATGTAGATAATAAAATTGATATACGTGTTATTTTAAGCATAACCCCTCCAATCAATAGAGTATAAACTCTAAACGGTTTTGGATGCAAAAAAAAAGCCTACCGAGCAATATCGATAAGCTTTTTAGACAGTAACAGTGATTACTTAGTCATACGGATCAGAGAGAGGCCAATTAGCCACTCAAGATCTTTACGGCTTTCTTCACCATATAGGTCTTCAATCATGCCATATAAACGCTCAATACCATTGCGCGCAAATTCATGTGCATTTGCAGAAGTCACAATGTGGTGGAACAATAAACGTAAAATAGCGCGGAATTGTTCATCTTCTAGAGAAGAAATCCAACTATCTATAAATGCTTGCTTATCACCTTGCATTTCAAGACGTTCAGCGAAAAGACGGAAGATACGACCATCTAATGCTGCAGTAAAATCTGTCTTTTTTGGAAAGTGGTGACTAATACCGGTTCTTGATACACCAGTCTGTTGACTTAGTGTTGTATATGACATTTTGTCATAGCCTAAGCGTAATAGTTGATCAATAACCGCATCCATGATCTTCTGGATGGTGATTTCAGTATCTTCTTTACTTCTTTTTGGCATAATAAAACTCTTCTATTTAGTAATTAGTCCATTAAATATTTATCTTAGTAAATCCACTAAAAACATTTTTAGCTGATTTGTAAGATTTAAATCCATTTATGTAATTATTTTTATAAAATTCAACACGATAAATCAAATATAGCAGCCTGTTAATTAAAAGTCACTCTCAAGCATGAGAAATCAAACGGTTAATCAAACACAGTCCGCTATTTATCTATGCAGTTTGCTAGCTTGTTAATACATTCTCCTTTATACGGTACGGAATTACAATACAGCAGACCCAATTCTTACAAAGATTTGTCATTAGAGCTCATTTTTTGAGAGACTGGTCCCAGGTAACGATACTGTAACTAAAAAGAGGTAAGAATGTTGCTTTTACTGTAGTGAAAAAAGAAATAGAAAAATAGTAGAGTTATTAACTAATCCTCTTTAATATAAACGAACTACTAATTATTAAGGATATATCAATGAGTTCTGAAGTTGAGCAAAATGTACCGTGTGATGCGTGTGGTTGTAGTGCAGAAATGGGTTTTATTATTAAAGAAGGTGATGATGTTGCAGAAGTAAGCATTTTTGCTGACAATAAAACACAACTAGAGACTGAATTCACAAATTACTTAGCGTTAGCTAAAGAAGTCTGTGACAGTGTAGAGCATAGCACAAAGATATCTGAAGATGAAAAAGAGCTACACGCTCGCTTAAAGTTCTCTTGCAGTGCTGAAAAGCTAATTTATGAATTAAAAACGCGTTCACTAAGACGATAACGGTTTTAATCGCTAGATATAAAAAAGGCTTTCGTCAATGAAAGCCTTTTTAATATTTATTAAGTCGATATGTATTAGTTTACTTGAATATTTGTAGCTTGAGGACCTTTCTGTCCCTGTTCAACATCAAAAGTGACTGTTTGGCCTTCTTTTAACGTTTTGAAACCTTCTGATTGAATCGCACTGAAATGAGCAAATACATCAGGGCCATTTTCTTGAGTGATAAAACCGAAACCTTTATCTTCATTAAACCACTTTACAGTACCAGTTGTTTTAGACATTACACACCCTTAAGATTTATAAATTAAGTTTTTGCGAAGTTTTTATCGCTGCGGTATCAATACCGAATTTCACTATATCAAATGTATTTTTATAATTAAAATGTAAAAATAGGACTTATATCACTGATCTGAAATTAAACTTATTTTGGATTTTGTCGATAACTTAATAGAGTTTCTCAACCTAAGTAAACCTATGCCTAAATTAAATATTGTAATAGCTATCGCGATGCTCTCAACTCTTATTTCATCGCCTTCACTAGCTGAAAAACTAAATAAACATCGCCTTATTAATCATATTGATAGCTATGGAAACATCAGTTTAAGAAACACAAATTATACTGAACTACCAGATAATCTAGAGCTTAAGGGCAATGTAGATCTTGCTAATAGTAAAATTAAGAAACTACCTAAAGGACTTGTTGTTGATGGAGACTTAAATTTAGCAAATACTATTATTAAGAAAGTTCCTAAGGGTACGAAAGTGAAAGGTTACTTAAACCTAGCTGGAATGACTCAATTGAAACGATATACTCGTGGTATAAAAGTGGCTGGTTTTATCAATTTTGCAGGTTCTGGTTTAACTGAATTACCTCAACGATTAACGGTGAATGGAGATCTAAGTGTCATACGGACACCTCTAAGCACTCTGCCACCTCAGTTAGTTGTTAAAGGTAATTTGTATCTTGGTTACTCTAAAATCACAAAATTACCTGATGATCTCGTTGTTAATGGAAATATTTACCTTGGAGGTCAAGCTATTACTGAGTTTCCTGAAACGATAAATGTAGGTGGTTATATTTTCAAGTAAGATTATCCAAAGACCAATAGTTAAAGAATTTTATATTAGGATTTAACATGTTAGACAATCTGCATCAAATGGTAATTTTTGCAACAGTGGCAAACGAACTAAACTTCACACGTGCGGCTGAAAAACTGGGGATTTCAAAATCACACGTATCTAAACAAATAAAAGCATTAGAAACACGCTTAGACTGTCAATTAGTTCAGCGTAATAATCGTTCGGTTTCTATTACTGAACTAGGCCAACATTATGCAGAATACAGCCAGAAGTTGATTGATATTGCTTATGAAGCAGATGCCCTACTTGACGCCCACCACGGTCGCATTTCAGGAGTGTTTAAAGTGGGTATCGCACAATCTTTTGGTAATAGCCATATTATTCATGCGTTAGCTGAATTTCAAGAGCAATTTCCAGAGGTTGAATTAGAAGTTAGCCTGTTTGACCATAGACCTAAGTTACTTGAAGATGGGTTAGATTGTTGGATTGCCATTCATGACGATATCCCTGAAGGTATGGTCGCAAGAAAAATCGCTGATTGTCGTTTTATTGTCGCCGCAGCACCCAGTTATATCAAACTAAATGGTTTACCCTCACGCCCTGCTGAATTAGCACAGCATAAGTGTATTACTTATCACAGTAATGAACGTAAATTTAATGAATGGGAATTTACTAAAGATAATATTCATCAAGTGGTTAAAGTTCAAAGTAATTTTAAAATAGATAATGCATCAGCAATATTAGACGCAACCAAAGCAGGTGCAGGCATTGCTTATCTAGCCAGTTATCTACTTGAAGATGAGTTTGAAAATGGCAGTTTAGTTCAACTTTTAACTGAATGGAAAGCAGATATGGAACTGCCTATTTATGCGGTTTATCCTAGACGTCAGCACTTACCACCTAAAGTTCGTACCTTTATTGACTTTTTATCCCAACAAGTTGGTAATCCGCCTCATTGGGATAAAAAACTTTTTAATTAGTTCTAACTTCAATACTAATTTGCGTTCTTCACCGGGTTTGCATAGAGCGCTCGCAAAAATGATTGCTCTTCGGGAGATAGGAGTGACAATTTCTCCGCTAAGTCACGCTTAGCCTCTGGAGTCACTTCTTTTGATTCAATACCTGCTGCTGCATAATTTATTGGGAATAAATGATAATTTTGATGAATCTGCTTATCCATTTCTTCAGCTAGTTCATCAGCCGTTTCTGGTGAAGAAGTGACAATGTCACCAAAATGAATGTGGATACGCTTTTTGTCACCAATAATTCCTTTAATTATACTATCAATATCTTCAAACTCCCCTTTTTCATATGAGCCTAGCGTTGCAATCGCATTTAACTCTTTTGCTTTTTGAATATCTAAAGGATCATTTTCATAAGAAATAGACACCGGTACAATATTTAAGCTATTCATGTAATCAGCAAAACTTTCTTTACGTTTACGTCCTTCAACATGAAACATTTTTAAGATAGCAGGATCTGTGAAATCATTACCATCTTTTGCTCGCCCTTCTTTTTGAGCAATCCAAATAGAGTTCTTGGTTTCTAATGAGTGTTTAATATAAGAGGATAATAACCCCAAAGCTTTAAGCATTTGGCGAGGAGCTTTCACTGAGCGTTTTACAATAAAGCTCTTGTTTAGCTTCATTAATTCTGTGCTACTTGGTTTTTTCAATAAGTTGTCACCAATAGCGATTCTCACAGTTTGCATATTATTGTTGTATAAAACCCAATTCATTAAAGCAGGGTCCATCGCTATATCACGGTGATTTGATACAAACAAATATGCTTGTTGAGGATCGAGTTTATCCACCCCTGTGTAAGTAACACCATCAGTCGTTTTTTTTACAGTTTTATTCAAATAGGTAACAACATTTAACTGGACATCTTCTACTGTTGTAATTTTTGATAGAGAGCGACGTAACTTGAATCTAAGTAATGGTGCTAGAAACCAAAATAAAAACTTAGAAGCAGATGGAAACTTATAATGCAGAATAGCGGTAATGAATTCATCATCAGAAATTAAACGTTCAATTGCATCTGGAACTTCGTCATCATTGTACGGGCGAATTTCTTGATAGATATCTTGTGTGGTCATTTTTAGACTTCTGGTTACCAAAAAGGAATAAGTCCGTATTCTACTTGATTTTATTGCTCTTGTACGTGATCAATTACAGAGGTCATACCATTAATGATGTAATATCGTGAATATGATTGAGAATGCGTTGATTTTTTAACTAGAACCAGTAAAGTTACGAACTCAAATTTAGAGGTTACTATGAAAAACGCAATTACTTTCCAGTCAGAGACACTCTCGCATCTTTTCTATACTGCGCGTAAAAAGAAAAACCATTTTGAATTAATTTCTGTTCAAACAGGTGCAGTATTAATACGTCTAGGAAAATGGGAGCATTTATTATTACCTGGTGAATTGTTTTGGCTCCCTTTTGATTCATTAACCTCTATGACTGTTGTACCGAACTCAATCGTATCAAGCATTAGATTTTCTATCCGAACTAGAGAAGCGTTACTTCTACAAGGTGGGTATGTCAATACAAGCTCTTTTCTTACTGCCGCTTTAGATAAATTACAGTCAGGAACAATGTCTGAATTGGCTGAACAACGTTTATTGTTAGTGATCCAAGACGAATTATTAGAGGCTTCTGTTCATACTGAGTTATCAACAGAATCAAAAAATATTAATGCTTATTTGTCCTCTCTTACTGAAAACCAAGACTCTCGTCGTTATGACGTTTCTCCAGATATGATGATGGCATTAAAAGTTAGAGAAGCAGATAAGATGCGAAAATCAGGCGCAAAAAATGAACTTATCGCAAAAAGATACTTTTCAGGTAATGTCGAATTATTAGAGCAAGCATGTTCTTTATTAGCTTAATTTTTACTTAATTTATTATCTATCGTTGGTTGAATATTATTGAAATGGAATTTCAAACTGCATAAATAGTTGATCATTCGCACGTTCATGCCAACGATAATCAATACGGAAACGTGTTTTTTTGCCTTTCTCCTCACCACCAAATGCTAAGCTTAGCTGTAAACCATGACTCTCTAACCAATCGCCATATGAGTCAAATTCTTCCATTTTTTTATCATAGAACTCTTCTGGCTGCCAAACTGTAAATCCAACTGCACTATCACTTAAATACCCTGTAAGTAATGGATCATCTCCTGTGCTATAAGCCCATTTATCCCAAAAGCTTTCTTCAAATACTTCATCTTCAATCTTTTCAGTTATTTGAGTCAGTTGATTTATAAACTGGTTTACTTCAAAAAGGGGAACCAGACACGTTGAGTCTTGTGAGTAAATTTTACGGGAGTAACTATCATAGCTTTCTTGCAAACACGTCGATCTATCCTCTGCATTCACATGCAATGGTATAGCGATTATAATCCCCAATAGACTGACGTGTGTTTTCATTCTTAATACTCGTACAAGTTGTGCGTGTTGATGTAGTTTATCACGCTTTTGGTTGTTAAGTGAGCAATACTCTCACCCTTACTTATTGCATCTCTAATCATTGTACTTCGAACTGGCACGGTTTCCGGACAAGCCATTACACTCCATCGTTGTACAATTTCATCTGACTTATAAAACTTACCAAATTGCATTAAGTTATCAGGCCCAATGATAAAAGTAATATCGGCCCCTTTTTCTAATTCTTGAAGAGAACTTAATAAAAAATGTGTCGTAACGCTACTCTCAGGTATATAAATGTCTTGTTCAAGCATCGACAGCTCGACATTATTCATATTTAGATCGTTAATGAATGCAGCTATCATTTCTAATCGAGTATTATAAGGTAGCATACTCTTTCCCCAAGCATGAGATATGCTAGGAACTAACAATATCTTATCAAAATGCCCCAAACGCTCGATGACACTTTTATGCCCTAATGAAGGAGGATTAAAAGCACTACCAAAAACAGCGATATTCATTATTAC is a window of Aliivibrio wodanis DNA encoding:
- a CDS encoding putative secretion protein, HlyD family encodes the protein MSSAKKVIGSCAVIGIVSWVGYSFWAAYQPRPELLQGQIEAEQYNISSKVPGRIENIFVKKGEMIEKGQAVFSLYSPEIEAKLAQAKAGEAAASALAEEAEQGARSQQIAASKDQWKKAKAASQLLEKTYARVNNLYHDGVVAEQKKDETFTQWQAAKYTESAAFQMYQMAKEGARSETKRAANEKVKMAMGSVAEVEAYVADTKIDSWYNGEVSQVMLNAGEIAPQGFPVVSVIDINQAWAVFHVREDRLKEYKKDQSIDVYLPALDQTIPFKITHIAVMGDYATWRATDNSQGFDLKTFEIEARPINTIPNLRVGMSAIVKLDN
- a CDS encoding outer membrane protein, OmpA family: MKKQILGLIIATSFLVGCQSAPNNKTLVIEDTTTIETFINYHDRELQQFITSDVGSIATSKGEVILLLNGDKSFDSGSTEIKIESKEVLSKLAQLLKDKPESEIFIAGHTDSRGSKQFNMALSNKRADSVQALLEEQGVSLNRMNTYGFGEEEPIASNKNQDGRKRNRRIEIRITPITELFNNNS
- a CDS encoding transcriptional activator HlyU, with the protein product MGLFSRLFGSSPKQEPIIEAIEYNTFFIYPNSEADGAQFRIAGKITKEINGELKSHRFIRSDVISSKNDADELMLRKAKMLIDQMGESIFK
- a CDS encoding membrane protein → MKEFWRSYYSNPWLISITFGLPLILSLLIWWVFSASVVRELPIDVVDLDQSSLSRMIIRDYDATPTLKIRSVQPNNQMANQALKKGDNYGYVIIPPHFERDVLLGRSPQVSGFYNAQFILIAKQINSALMQTDMTIQAKLTTVKTLTTKDTTWTQAINSAVPIKVQVTPLFNLGSNYNQFLVSAILPAIWQMAIIVGMIWAMKNEMVRSGSHDIQAWFTSQTTTKIIQFMSVYFWVGMGLGGALFYFLYGILNFPFDSQLSTFLLSMSAMTAACISLGIVISYATNDIVKAMSISGAYTAPSFAFLGVTFPVSDMNSLATFWHSVLPASHFVRSQIEQTNYGYSLGQTAPNLAALMLFTLPLLLLIARLRK
- a CDS encoding membrane protein is translated as MSFLKLIKDEAKAIFTNPTIVMAMIGGVLFYAFLYPLPYQQQSPEEQKITVVDMDKSALSRKFIQMVNVSQQVNVVAQAESVKEAKQLFLNNTVSGFLVIPDNFTKKLQLGHAPTVAYAGDASYFLIYGTIIEGLMKAGGAVAAEYKVAHMTIDGTPINSAINTFQPFKSNYVPVFNHNMGYVQYVVPAVFVLILQQTLLMAVGVRQKATSVNENTIAHLSARFTIFLCSELVLACFYFGYIFDFYNIGRFSSPLDLLILLIPFISSVILFGMLLAWLLPTPESILLVVLFSSMPIIFSAGFIWPTELIPSLLTDVMHLLPSGFAINGFLTLNQQGAELQSIQSNISGLYGLCVIYSFCILLVYKKRQS
- the pntA gene encoding NAD(P) transhydrogenase subunit alpha (pyridin nucleotide transhydrogenase subunit alpha), which gives rise to MQIGVPREVLTGETRVAATPKTVEQLLKLGFTVVIETNAGILASFDDSAFEKAGATIVSADDVWKSELILKVNAPQLNAETGVDEFELLQDGTSLVSFIWPAQNEELLAKLATKKINVMAMDSVPRISRAQALDALSSMANIAGYRAVVEAAHEFGRFFTGQITAAGKVPPAKVLVAGAGVAGLAAIGAAGSLGAIVRSFDVRPEVKEQVQSMGAEFLEVDFKENSGSGDGYAKEMSDEFNKKAEELYAAQAKDVDIIITTALIPGRPAPKLITKAMVDSMQAGSVIVDLAAANGGNCEYTVKDQVITTENGVKVIGYTDMVGRLPTQSSQLYGTNLVNLLKLLSKEKDGHINIDFEDVVLRGVTVVKDGEVTWPAPPIQVSAQPQAKTAPKAKLEPKVEEPMSPVKKFGMIGAGIAAFGWVASVAPAAFLAHFTVFILACIVGYYVVWNVSHSLHTPLMSVTNAISGIIIVGALLQVGQGNGVVSFLAFIAVLIASINIFGGFAVTKRMLEMFRKDK